The Nitrospinota bacterium nucleotide sequence GTACTCTTTCAGCGATTCGGCCTCGGCTATCCTCTCCTTGTACGAAGCGATCGCTTGCTTCTCACCCATCAGATCCTGTTTGAGGAGTTCCACGGAGTTCGCCGAAGTCTCGATCTTCTCTACGTTAACCGACGGCGTTCCACCCAGGTAGTCTATCTGGTCGGCAAGGGAGATCGCGTGCTGCATCTCTTCCTGCGCGTGAATGAGGAGCTCTTTTTTGATAGATTCGAATTTCGCCCCTGTTATCACGGAAGCGTGCTGTATGTACTGTATGCAGGCGGCGTACTCCCACTCAAGGTCCTTGTTCAGTTTTGCCAGGAGTTCCTTTTTCGTAATGCCCATATCATTTCCTCCGGTATATCGACAGCAATAAAACGCCTTACCCGATGAGCATGTATTTTTCCGGCGCGGTGCCGCAAATCGGGCATTTCTCGGCAGGTTTTCCGAACTCTATATGTCCGCACGCGGGGCAGAGGTAGACCTCCACATCAAGGTCTTTTCCGGCCTTCACCGCCTCA carries:
- a CDS encoding ferritin-like domain-containing protein, with amino-acid sequence MGITKKELLAKLNKDLEWEYAACIQYIQHASVITGAKFESIKKELLIHAQEEMQHAISLADQIDYLGGTPSVNVEKIETSANSVELLKQDLMGEKQAIASYKERIAEAESLKEYGLRRALEDILIQEEEHERDIKSALED